CGCGCTAATAAGATCTTCATTATCTGATTCAAGCAGATCTCCAATAATATGGCTTATAGGATCTCCAGGCTGTTCCCAACGTCCCTCCCTTGCAAGGTATACATCAAAGCCCTCTGGTTCGGGAGATGTCATCCAGAAATGATTTTCAAATATGGTATGAATCTCTTTCGCCAATACTTCTAGTTCCATCGTTTGAGTGTCTTTAGAGCGGCAAAAATCACAGTCTGTGATAACCCCCTCATTAACCACTTGTTCTTGTTTGAACCTATCACCAATACAAGTCGAACACACATTACTCATTGTTGAATACCATATTTCCACCTATTCATCCGGATAATTCATTACTCACACACGACGCCATCACCATCTCTATCATTCATAAACTTATAGGCGGGATGTTCTCGCGTTACCGAAGCTAGGCCATGAGCACGCGCCTCCGCACAAGTGATTCGGCCATTGTCATTATCGTCATACATCGCGAGTACACTCCCTTGGTTTGTTATTGATGCTTCGATCTCACGATGATCTGATCTGGGAAAGAAGATCATTTCAAAGCTTTTACAACTATCTAGTACCTTCTCTAAAGCTTCAGCTTCACTTCGATTGACACTTAGATTATATTTGACCTTAATCTCAACGATCCGGTTTGCAAACCAACATTTATTCCTTTCTGGCATCCATTCTGCAGCGTCTAGCCCGCATTTTCCATTGGCTCCACACCGATTTATTTCAGGAGCGGCCAAAGTAAGATTCAGAGGGTCCGAAGCGAACTGCGCTCTTTTCTCTGCCGACGCTGAACATAATCCACTGTCATGGCCCTCTGAAGCTGCAACAATGTGCTCTATATCTGTTTCAGTATCAGAAACAAAATATCGACCGGTATATGGCCCGTAAATATTCCCTCCCATATTTTGTACGACTTCATCCTCAACAGTTTGTGAGTAGGGGTATTGAGCTTTCTTGTTATATGGAGAACACCGGTCTTCCGGCTCAACCACGAGCCCTCGCCAGCTTTGTTTTGCTGAAGCTGAAGAAATAACAACAAAGAAAATACAAAAAAATACTGTAAGACGTTTTGCGCCCGCTATTATTCGTATTGCTGTTTTATTCATATTCTCACCTAATCCAATACTGAGCTTATAGGGCGCACCCTGAAAGCATGAGTTGTAAAGTTAAAGAGCCTATGCGCCGGAATGTCGGTGCGGCAGGCTGTCCAATCTCGTTGTGTATCCGGCACGCCTGCCAGTTCATCTTCTGGAGCAATACAGGCAAACTCTAAATCCTTTCCGGCTAGGTAGCCATTATCAGGCCAACCGGATCTTCAGTGCTAGCTAGCTCGTTAACTTCAGTTGCACGATACGCGAATACGTTACCCACGACAAAACGAGAACCGGAATTTTTGGCCGTGAAACCAATCCATTTTTTTACCGTTTGGTCATCAATGGTTTCATCCGCTGTAGATGGGTTCACTCCAAAATAAGCGAATACATTTCCACCAAAATCATCTACTTTACGTGAAAGAATGTACCGATATTTATGGCACTCACTTAATGTAGCCCCCATATTCCCACCTAGTCCTTGCTGGTTAAAAGCTTGCTCCGACGCAGAGCGTTCTTCTTTCGCGTCGCCAGAGAAACCGTCACACCACTAGCTTTACATTGCTGGCATTTGAAGCCGATAGCAGGCGTGTGTGGTAGCTGAGTTATCATGGGTTCACTACAGAAATGGCATTTAACAGTCCTTCCATGATTATCCACTTGCTTGCCAAAATCCTGCTTACCCACCACAGGTCTACGTTTTGGCTCCTGGGCCGACTTATTTAAAATGGATTCTCTTTCCTGGTGAAAGGCTTTGATCAACTGTTCCGTATTTTCTACGAGTAGCCGGCGTTCTTCCTCTGTCAACTTTCGCGAGCAAACTCCGGTGTAAACCGCCTCACTTGAAAGCTGACCTTTATACAATATCCCGTAACATTTAGAGCCCAAAACCAGGATGGTTTTATCATCTTCTTCAATAACGTGAATCCGCTTATATACAGGTCTATTACACTCCTCTGCACAGCACCGAATAGATTGCCTTTTCTCAACCTCTACGATCGCCAGGAGCCTAGCCATGATTTATTCCCATATTACTGCTAAATCCTTGCTATCTGGCTAACACCATTCGCGTTTAGCCTTCTCAATAAACTTACTTTTAACTACGCTGATATGCTTAACTTTTACGCCTCTTTCTATCATGTCCCTCATATACTCGATTTCCTCATTAGACATTTTCTTATATGGCTTAAAGTCCTTTACTCGAAGATTACGATTAGCCTGATAAATAACTTTAAAATGTACGTCTTTTACTGCGCAACTTAAGCTTGAACCGCATTGAAGACATACACCTTTATCATCTGTCTCATCATAATCAGACTCCCACCAAATCTTTTTGCATTTTCCGGTACATGCTTTAGATGGAAGTTTACGATCCGACGAAAAAGAGACATGAAAAGGGCTATCTACAATAATCAATTTCCTATTCCCCTAGCGCTTTGGCCACTAAGTTATTTGTTGCCTTTTCAGCAAGCTTAAATACCACTTTCACTGTCTCTGATGGGCCAAGGTCTTTAAAGGTTGTTTTCAAAGTATCGATCACACCAGGCTTTGCAAGTGCAGCAGCGCAATCATGCCCAGATGCACACAACCTAATAGGTACACTCCAACAAACATAATCTTTAGCAGATGGATTGAACTTAAATCCAATATTTCTAGGATCACCTATTGAACCCTCAACAAAGCCTTGGTCCCTCAATATTTCCAGATGAAAGAAAAAATATTTCATTTCATCTGTTGTAATATCATTATATTCAAACATCGGAAAATCATAGATTGTAACTGTTGGGTCTTTTGCATTAAGGAACACCTCCAATACTTCTTTAATGTATTCGATATCTATTTCCATATTCCCACCTAGCTAATCAACTGTTTCTTAAATCAAGTAAATAGTTAATAGAACCCCATTTTACACTTTGTATAAGCACCTCTGGCCAGTTGGCAAGAGCTATACTCGTAATGTTATTACCATTGGCAGATTGCTCTCTGTAAACAAGGCGATTCTTCTCAAAAAGAGGGTTAGTTTTATGCATATAAGTAGGGATTCCACTACCCATGTTTCCACCAATATACAGACCCTGATGCGTATATCTATTTCTTACA
This DNA window, taken from Microbulbifer sp. VAAF005, encodes the following:
- a CDS encoding DUF1643 domain-containing protein gives rise to the protein MGATLSECHKYRYILSRKVDDFGGNVFAYFGVNPSTADETIDDQTVKKWIGFTAKNSGSRFVVGNVFAYRATEVNELASTEDPVGLIMAT
- a CDS encoding excalibur calcium-binding domain-containing protein codes for the protein MNKTAIRIIAGAKRLTVFFCIFFVVISSASAKQSWRGLVVEPEDRCSPYNKKAQYPYSQTVEDEVVQNMGGNIYGPYTGRYFVSDTETDIEHIVAASEGHDSGLCSASAEKRAQFASDPLNLTLAAPEINRCGANGKCGLDAAEWMPERNKCWFANRIVEIKVKYNLSVNRSEAEALEKVLDSCKSFEMIFFPRSDHREIEASITNQGSVLAMYDDNDNGRITCAEARAHGLASVTREHPAYKFMNDRDGDGVVCE